In Lathyrus oleraceus cultivar Zhongwan6 chromosome 2, CAAS_Psat_ZW6_1.0, whole genome shotgun sequence, the DNA window TGTAGTAATCCATTAGGAGTAGTTGCCGCATATTTTTGTCGTTGACAAGTATCACAAGCTTTCACAAAATCTTGCACCCTCCGCATCATCCCTTGCCAATATAAAGTTCCTGCCATTCTCCTATAAGTGCGTAGGTAGCCGGAGTGACCCCCACTTGGAGACGAATGAAAATCTTTGAGTAACTCCTCGATAAGTGGTGAGCTAGCAGGTATTACTAACCTATTTTTGTAGAATAATATGCCGCCTTTTAAAGCAAAACCAGGTTTAGCATTAGGATCCTTTTGAATAGCCTCCACAATATTTTTAAGCAAAGGATCATTTGATACTTCTTGTTGCAGTTGGCTGCTCTGCTGCCAAATAGGGTAGGATTTAATAGTTTGCAACTCTGCATCCTCGTATTGTCTAGATAAAGCATCAGCCACCTTATTTTCCACTCCCACCTTGTACACCACCTCAAAGTCAAAACCCAACAACTTAGCCATCCATTCTTGCTGATTTGTCGTAGTAATACGTTGTTCCAACAAGTGTTTTAGGCTCTTTTGATCAGAATAAACCACAAACCTCCTTCCTAACAAATAATGTCTTCAGTGCTGAATAGCTAACACTAAAGCCATTAACTCCTTATCATAGGCAGATTTGGATAACCTCGATGATGCAAAAGCCTTGCTAAAATATGCAATGGGATGTTTTGATTGCAACAGCACTGCACCAACTCCTTTTCCTGAGGCATCACATTCAATTTCAAATGGAACCTTGAAATTAGGCAGGGCTAAAACTGGGGCAGTTGTAACAGCTACTTTTAATTTCTCAAAAGCTTCAGCCGCTGCCGCATTTCAGCTAAAACCATCCTTCTTTGTCAATTTTGTCAAGGGTTTAACAATTTTTCCATAGTTGGCTATAAACTTTCTGTAATAACCAGTTAACCTCAAAAACCCTCGCACTCCTTTAACATTCTTAGGAATCGGCCATTGTAACACACTGCtaaccttggcaggatcaacaACAACCCCTGCTTTGGAAATGACATGGCCCAAATATTCCACTTGGTGCTGACCGAAGGTACATTTCTTCCGATTTGCCACAAACTGATGCTGCTTCAAAATATTAAGAACCACCTCCAAGTGTTGCAAATGATCAGCCCAACTACTAATGTATACAAGGATATCATAAAAAAAAACCAGGACAAACTTCCTTAGAAAAGGCTTGAAAATTGCATTCATCACCGATTGAAAGGTTGCGGGAGCATTGGTGAGGCCAAACGGCATTACCAAAAACTCATAGTGACCCTCATGAGTCCGAAAAGCCGTTTTATGAATATCCTCTTTCTTCATACGGATTTGATGATAACCAGATTTAAGATCGAGCTTAGAGAAATAACTACAACCATGTAACTCATCTAACAATTCATCTACAACAGGAATAGGGTACTTGTCTTGAATTGTTACCTTGTTGAGTGCCCGATAATCTACACATATCCGCCAAGATTGATCCTTCTTCTTGACCAAAATGACGGGACTAGAGAAAGCGTTGGTGCTGTTTCTCACCACCCCTTGTTGCATTAGGCTCTGAATTTGTTTTTCAATTTCATCCTTGTGTAAATGAGGATATCTATAAGGCCGCACACTTACCAGACCAGCACCATGTAAAAGTTGAATTGAATGGCTAGTGTTTCTTGGCGGAGGAAGACCCTGAATTTCTTTAAACACGATAACAAAACGATCCAACAATCCTCCCAACTCCTTAGTTTGATGACCAGAGACACGTGACACCGGTGAACCTAGCACCTCCATCAAGGTAGGCCATTCACAGCCTGCTATCATTCGAGAAGGAGTGATAACGCTTTGGAATGTAGCCATCATATCATCTACAGCTTGACCAAGTAATTTCACCATACTGCCCTTATGGTTGAACACCATAGACATTTCTTTCCAATCCATGGTCACCTTCCCCAAAGTTTCCAGCCACACAACTCCCAAAATCAAATCCACACCTCCTAACTCCAGTACATAAGCATCAAAACAAATCTGCACCGCTCCCACGTTCAGCTGAATTCCATTGCATCTACCCCTAGTTAGGACACGATGACCATCTCCTAACTTA includes these proteins:
- the LOC127118368 gene encoding uncharacterized protein LOC127118368; this translates as MEGLTIHWFNLWRDSTEELSWENLCEAMMARFGGGRLENPFEELKDLKQSETVENYIAEFELCSSHCGRLPEQQFLGYFIGGLRHDIRSRVRTFKPHNRYVAMQLARDVEREFAENSGHGSGSRYKPGHGSWTKSQKPNWAFREGEGKGSAIQTQTNNYLGKTRTGSGSGSQTGSTRPTNSTASSRPNLGDNLRRHSRGVRHLPSAEVNERRAKGLCFRCNERWDPLHQCATKQLRLIILGDDEIVNDEGEIIVLEAESEEELTQEELECKTMGLFGVSTNLNQVRMMKLEGCLQGASILVLIDSGTTHNFISPKVVETLGLPMVPSNPLGVKLGDGHRVLTRGRCNGIQLNVGAVQICFDAYVLELGGVDLILGVVWLETLGKVTMDWKEMSMVFNHKGSMVKLLGQAVDDMMATFQSVITPSRMIAGCEWPTLMEVLGSPVSRVSGHQTKELGGLLDRFVIVFKEIQGLPPPRNTSHSIQLLHGAGLVSVRPYRYPHLHKDEIEKQIQSLMQQGVVRNSTNAFSSPVILVKKKDQSWRICVDYRALNKVTIQDKYPIPVVDELLDELHGCSYFSKLDLKSGYHQIRMKKEDIHKTAFRTHEGHYEFLVMPFGLTNAPATFQSVMNAIFKPFLRKFVLVFFYDILVYISSWADHLQHLEVVLNILKQHQFVANRKKCTFGQHQVEYLGHVISKAGVVVDPAKVSSVLQWPIPKNVKGVRGFLRLTGYYRKFIANYGKIVKPLTKLTKKDGFS